A genomic window from Salvia hispanica cultivar TCC Black 2014 chromosome 5, UniMelb_Shisp_WGS_1.0, whole genome shotgun sequence includes:
- the LOC125190481 gene encoding uncharacterized protein LOC125190481, translating into MEGHYRNFLATASSPEIVEIGEESRGTAAGRDGGAGDVYVAVGKHDLHVLKWALDHVVLPESRVFLVHVFSPIAYVATPVGRLSRSQLSKDQLQVYIREESNKRRHLLDKYIQLCNESKITVDTMLVESSASAKAILELIGVANITHLVMGTKQSPFSRISRKGKGEYVKKYAPEYCEVSVVYDDGKKMKDEQSLPIKNEVSKSSKNASNQRPQVAKNYERHFFECVCFSRKFD; encoded by the exons ATGGAGGGGCACTATCGTAATTTCCTAGCTACCGCGTCGTCCCCAGAGATAGTAGAGATCGGGGAGGAGAGCAGAGGCACAGCCGCCGGCAGAGATGGTGGAGCTGGAGATGTATACGTTGCTGTCGGCAAACACGATTTACACGTGCTTAAATGGGCTCTCGATCACGTGGTCTTGCCGGAGAGTCGTGTTTTCCTCGTGCACGTTTTCTCCCCGATTGCCTACGTTGCCACACCAG TTGGGAGGCTATCAAGAAGCCAGCTTAGTAAAGATCAATTGCAGGTTTACATAAGGGAGGAAAGCAATAAGAGGAGACACCTCTTGGACAAGTACATTCAACTCTGCAACGAATCGAAG ATAACTGTGGATACAATGCTAGTAGAGAGCAGTGCATCAGCCAAGGCCATTTTAGAACTCATTGGTGTTGCTAACATCACTCATCTTGTTATGGGAACTAAACAATCTCCCTTCTCAAG GATATCGAGAAAGGGGAAGGGTGAATATGTAAAGAAATATGCACCGGAATATTGTGAAGTTAGTGTGGTATATGATGATGGCAAAAAGATGAAGGACGAGCAATCACtaccaataaaaaatgaggtGTCCAAATCATCCAAGAATGCATCTAATCAAAGGCCACAAGTAGCCAAGAATTATGAAAGGCACTTCTTTGAGTGTGTGTGCTTTTCTAGAAAATTCGATTGA